In one Ornithinimicrobium pratense genomic region, the following are encoded:
- a CDS encoding homoserine dehydrogenase, producing the protein MPSPVRVALLGCGTVGSAVARRLQDRQERYAELLGRSLELVGVAVRDRSLPREGVDPVLLTTDAEALVRQADVVVEVMGGIEPARSLIETALRGGAQVVTANKQLVAQQGEGLAAVAAEQGVGLDYEGAVMAAVPVLAVLRDSLAGDEVTAVRGVVNGSTNYVLDLVAREGVAFGEAVRQAGELGYLEADPTEDLEGLDAAAKAVILARTAFGAQVGLDEVDRVGITGLTDEDFKRAAQEGTVIKLVASARRAGCGAQVAVRPEALPAHDPLAAVRGGTNIVVIEAVSAGELRLQGAGAGGEETASAVLGDIVRAARRVR; encoded by the coding sequence TCCCCCGTGCGCGTCGCCCTCCTCGGGTGCGGCACCGTCGGCTCGGCGGTGGCCCGCCGCCTGCAGGACAGGCAGGAGCGGTATGCCGAGCTGCTCGGCCGATCCCTGGAGCTGGTGGGTGTCGCCGTCCGGGACCGGTCCCTTCCCCGGGAGGGCGTCGACCCAGTGCTGCTCACCACCGACGCCGAGGCCCTGGTGCGGCAGGCCGACGTCGTGGTGGAGGTGATGGGCGGGATCGAGCCGGCCCGGTCCCTGATCGAGACGGCCCTGCGGGGCGGTGCGCAGGTGGTCACCGCCAACAAGCAGCTGGTCGCGCAGCAGGGCGAGGGGCTGGCCGCCGTCGCCGCGGAGCAGGGGGTGGGCCTGGACTACGAAGGCGCCGTCATGGCAGCCGTCCCCGTGCTGGCGGTGCTGCGCGACTCGCTCGCCGGGGACGAGGTCACGGCCGTGCGGGGGGTGGTGAACGGTTCGACGAACTACGTGTTGGACCTGGTCGCCCGTGAGGGCGTGGCCTTCGGCGAGGCGGTGCGGCAGGCCGGGGAGCTGGGTTACCTGGAGGCCGACCCCACCGAGGACCTGGAGGGCCTTGACGCTGCCGCAAAGGCCGTCATCCTGGCGCGCACCGCCTTCGGCGCGCAGGTGGGCCTGGACGAGGTCGACCGGGTCGGGATCACCGGGCTGACCGACGAAGACTTCAAGCGCGCTGCGCAGGAAGGCACCGTGATCAAGCTGGTGGCCTCCGCCCGGCGCGCCGGATGCGGGGCTCAGGTGGCGGTGCGACCGGAGGCACTCCCGGCGCACGACCCGCTGGCTGCGGTCCGGGGCGGGACGAACATCGTCGTCATCGAGGCCGTGTCCGCGGGGGAGCTGCGGCTGCAGGGGGCGGGAGCGGGCGGCGAAGAGACGGCCTCCGCAGTGCTGGGGGACATCGTGCGCGCGGCACGGCGGGTCCGGTAG